A stretch of DNA from Aspergillus flavus chromosome 3, complete sequence:
CGCAACATTTGTAAGGATCTCGTCGATCGCTACCTGACCGTTCACCGCGAGACATGCAAAATGTCCTATTTGCTGGCCAAGTCATTCACTCAGATCGCATCTGAGGGTTTCTGTACTCCCGCAGAGGCGTCGACGGAAGAAAGCAAATCTGGCAAGCTGGAGAGTGGAACGGGTCTCGGCGAAGGACAAGGAGCCGAAGATATCAGTAACGAtattggtgatgatgaagacctgTCGGAGCTAGCTCAACAGGAACAGACTGAGGAGCCTAACGAGGATATGGATGAATCAGGAGACGCAGTGAACATGGATCAAGAAGAATTAATTGGAGAGACAGGCGAACacaagaaagaggatgatgaagaggacgcAAGCGgtgacgaagaggatgacaaTATTGATGAGGAAGTAGGCAGTGTTGACGATCTTGAGGAAACTGCAGTTGATGAAAAGATGTGGGATGGTGCCCACGATGAAGAGCAGAAGGAGACCGAGAATCAAGAAGGCAAGGGGCAGTCTGAGTCCGATGAGCAAACCGCTGCGCAAGAAcgcaaggagaaggaaggagaaaagggagagggcaagaacgaagaagatcaggaggaggaagaagaagaggaagaagaagctccagACGATGAAGGCGAGGCTGTTGGGCGCGAGGAGATGGATGTCACGGATCCTCATGCCAAGGAACAAGATGCTCTCGACCTTCCAGAAGAGATGCAACTTGACGGCGATGAAATGGATAAAGATGAAGGAGACGAGAGTGACGATGGTCTCGATGATGGCCTCGACGatgatcttcctcctgctgaagatgagcaGCCATTCGatggaaaagaggaagagaatgttGAAAACCCTGATCTGGATCAATCAGCAGAGGAGCAAGAGGGAGACCAGGGTGATGAAGAAGTGGCgcctgaagatgaagaaatgaaagaGGCCGAAGCCGATGAGACGAATGAGCCCGGGGTAGAAGAGCCGGAAGAGGCTCAGCAGGATGATTTCTTAACTCAACGTGATGAAAACGAAGAGGCTGGCGAAGAAGTGGCACCAAGCGAGGCTGTTAATGGTGGACTCGGTGCGGACCAAGATCAAAATATGGACAAAGGCGCATCTGGAAATGCGGAGCAGGAAAGTGGCTCAGCTGACCAGTCTGATgataaacaacaaaagaCCGGTGCTGccaacgaaggagaagacaaCGAGCGGCATAGAGATGCAGGCGGCGGGGATGATGGCAACCGCAACGATCCACAGTTGCAGGCGTTCAAGAAAATGGGCGACATCCTCGAACAGTGGCATCGCCGGCAAAAGGAGATTATGGAGGCCTCCCAACAGGAAGAGGGCGAGTCAGATCAGCCGTTGCCTCAGGATACCGACATGGCTGATGCCGATTTCGAGCATCTTGCAGACCAAGATGACGTTGCCGATACCCAGGCCCTTGGTCAAGCTAATGAAGAGCAAACACAGGCTCTTGATCAAAACAAGGGTGTCGAGTCGGATGCCAAGCATGGTGACAACGAACCTTTGCCGGACGCTTCTGACGAGCCCCAGGACACCCTAGAAAACAAGATGCAGGATGAGATGCAGCTGGACGCCGCTAGCGAGTCTAAAGACCAAACTGGCGGTGCACTGATCCCTGGCAGCTCGCACACCCAGGAGCGAACGGTTGACGCCGCTGGCCAGCAGGAGGCCATTGAAGAACTCGATGAGGTAGACGCACAATTGGCGGCAATCCATCTATCTTCTTCACTCCCTCCGCTTACACCTCGCGATGAGGCTCAACGGCTCTGGTCCCATTACGAATCTGTGACCAACGATCTGTCACTCTCGCTTACTGAACAGTTGCGTCTGATCTTAGCCCCGACCATGGCAACCAAGCTGCGTGGCGATTTCCGGACAGGCAAGCGACTGAATATTAAGCGCATCATTCCATACATTGCCTCGCAGTACAAGCGAGACAAGATTTGGATGAGACGGTCAATCCCCTCGAAACGCAACTACCAAATCATGCTTGCCGTCGACGACAGTAAGTCTATGTTAGAGAGTGGAAGTGGCCAATTGGCATTCGAAACGCTTGCGCTCGTCGCCAAGAGTCTTAGTATGCTTGAAGCTGGAGACTTGTGTGTCCTCGGGTTCGGAAACGAGGATCACGTCAGAGTCGCACACGAATTCGGCAAGCCGTTCTCTGCGGAGGCCGGCACACAGGTGTTCCAGCACTTCAGCTACCAGCAGACAGGTACGAACGTTCGCAAGTTGATCGCCGATTCGATCGCTCTGTTCCGCGAAGCTCGCTGGAAGCAATCGCCTGGTTCGGGCAATGCTGATCTTTGGCAACTGGAGCTCATTATCTCCGATGGTATTTGTGAAGACCATGAGACTATCCAGCGTCTTGTGCGACAGGCCCAGGAAGAACGTATCATGATTGTGTTCATTATTGTCGATGCTGTCAAGGGCAGCTCCATCTTGGATCTCACTCAGGCAAGCTTCGAGCCTGATACGGAGAGTGGTACTGgagagatgaagttgaagatgaagagatatcTGGAAGGTTTCCCGTTCCCTTACTATTTGGTTGTGCGTGACGTTCGGGAGTTACCCGCTGTTTTGGCCACGGCGTTGAAGCAATGGTTTGcggaggttgttgatgtttcTTCCTAAAAATTACCTATTGATGTTTTTGGTATGGTTATATAAAAGagctttccttttcttacaTGTATATAGTCATCTTATATGTGAATATTTGATAAAAATTAAGATCTCATTTACTTTCATACTACTTCTAAAAAAACCGAGTGGTACCCATAAATCCAGAACTCCTATTTTTCCATGCAAATTGATTTGTACATATACAAAGATGGTATCCGATTTGACAGACAAGAAAGCATATTTTACCAGCCATACCTTGACCCAGCCTCCTTCTTGTTCCTTCGTCCAGATGCAAAACTCTCCTCCAAAGCTTCCCGTTGAGAACTTGCCGCATTGACCAGCTGTTGCAGCGTGTGTTTTCCAGGAGCAATGGCACGCACCGGGTTGTGCTGAAGCGCCGCCATATCGGTCTGATGCGCCATCTCCTGGTTGGCAATGTACTCCTTGTCTGTGTTGAAATGAAGGATCCGCGATTTCGAGGCGTCCGCATTGCGACCAAACAGGTGCCGTCGTTGAGACCGCGACAGATTCAGATCATCCGCGATATTATCCAACGTCTGCGTCGTTGCCGGTTCCGACGCCACAGCTGGAACCTGAGGCTCGCGCTCTACCTCTGGACCGGCCTCAGGCGCATCCGTGTCTGCAGTATATACCAACGGCTCATACGTTGCGCTCTGCGCCTGAGGTCCCGGAACAACACTCGCCGCAAATTCACTCGACCCAAGCGAGAAAAGACTCACTTTCGGTTTCGGCGCAGGTGGCTGCAcaggagcagaagcagaagcagcaggcTTACTCTGTTCCGAAACTGACTCCTTCACACCTTGCGAAACCTCTGCAGCAGTCTCGACCGGCTTCGACGAAAcaaccttcctcttcttctgcgtCCCCCGCGCAACAGACAACGGCTTAAACATCATCGGATTCCCCTTCAACTTAACCTCCtccggcttcttcatctgcaacccaccctcaccaccatcatcccTCAAACTCCCAGCCTTAGGAATCgtcccatcatcatcatctccccGACCACCAGGAGTACTCGAACCCGCCTGTTCCATAGCCCACTCATTCCTactctcctcatccaacCCACGATCAAACCCCGGCGTAGCGCCAGTCTTCAAACTAAACACCTTCCGCCCGGCCCCAACAGaacccttcttctccgccgcaGCGGGAGCAGCAGCCCTCTTCGGCGCAGGCAAAAACGAATTGAACCCCGCGAACGCTCCACCACCGCctatctttgctttctttcgcGCGGGCCCGTCATCgttgtcatttttctcttcgggTTTGAGATCGAGCGCGACGCGGATCTTGCGCGGGTTGCTGCTGTCGACAAGTTTCGGCTTTggggcggcggtggtggtaggttttgtggttgtggtttGGGTGGTTGGTTTTGTGGTGGTTTCGGGTTCGGAGTCGGAACCTTCGGAGTCGCTGTAGGATACTAGGGCcatctttttattttctgttttctgTTGGGTTGGTGGTATGGGGTGGAGGTTGGAGGTTGATGGGATGTAAGTAAGTAATTAATtgatgatggcgatgaaggcGGAAGGAAGATCTGGGTTCTGTTACGGTATTGAATGTACTGCACGGGCCATTGTATTTAATCATGGAGATGAGGTCCGGAACCCTgatttacggagtatactgTTGACATTGGGATGGGGTTTGTATTTAAGAATGAGGTTCATAATTTAGGTACGCTTTTGAGTTTGATTTTTGAAATGAGTTTCTATTTGCTTTGACGAGTGTGTCCACTGTCTAGCCAGGGGCTTGTTAGTGGTATCTTGGTTGCGCTTGTATACTTGGTGACTGCATCCGCTTGTTAGCTCTATGGCTTATGGTCACGATGTAAATTTATAAGATTACCTTAGCATTACAAAACTGACAGACGAAGAAATTGAAGACATaataggaaaaagagaacaaCTGTAACGAATGTAACCACTCCAATCTCCTGACATAGACTAGCTACACAATGGTCATTCACGAAGTCCCCATAGCCCAATTCAACCTAGGCCAATCTCAGTTCCCGATGCCTAGACTAATTACAAAAAAAAGCACAAGGCACATAAAACAAACCCAGACAAGAATGACATCATCCAGGCCAGCCCAATCCAAGAACCGatgatcagataagataaGAAGATCGCTTACTCATCTCTTTTTACCCTCACATTTCAACGCTTCATGTTTATTACATTCTTCGTCGCAACTTCCACTTCTACATCTGACTTTTatttcattctcttccttaaACTATCCTACTAATAACAAGTGAATAATGCCATAAGTTAATCCTCGCGCCTATACCTtaacaaccacaacaatgGATCCCCTagaaccaaacccaacccaagACCCCGACAAGCAACCCAAACCAGGCAAATTCCGCTTCAAAACCTCAAAATCCAAGTCCAGTTCTCGACGAGACGATACAGCCTCCACACATCATCACAGCAGCCACAGACACACCTCCCACCGCCACAGATCCAAACGGCATCATCGCCGGCGCTCAGCCTCACCGACCCCCATCCACTCAGACCAGCAACAACCAGGCCTCAACGCCGATGCAGCCTTCCGTGAATCTCTCTTCGACGCTTTAGGTGACGATGAAGGCGCTTCGTACTGGGAGACCGTGTATGGACAGCCGATTCACAATTATGCTGTGCCGAATGTACCCAAGGGACCTAATGGGGAGTTGGAGCAaatggatgaggaggagtATGCTAGTTACGTGCGGACAAAGATGTGGGAGCGTACTCGGGAGGGGATGCTTGCTGAGCAGGAGCGGTTGAGGGCTGAAAAAGCGAGGCAGAAGAGACGGGATGaaaggagggaggaggataTGAGGGAGAAGATGCGGTTTGAGAGGGCTATGGAGGAGAGTTTGAGACgggggaaggagaggagaagggttAAGGCTTGGGGGCGGGTTTGGGAGGAGTATGTGCGGTCTTGGGGGGAGGTTGATCGGGCTGTTGAACAGGTTAGGGATACTGGTGATTGTGGTCGCGGTGGCGGGGAGGGGACTAAGTTGAGGAATTTGATCTTTTGGCCGGTTGAGTCCGGGAAGAGGGGAGACGTGAGTCGGGAGACGGTCGAGGAGTTCATGCGTCATGCGCCGGGGGAGGATTTGTTGGCGGTTTTGAAGGCCGAGCGAGTGAGGTGGCATCCGGACAAGATTCAGCATCGGTATGGGGCTTTGGGAATTGATGAGATGGTTATGCGCAGTGTTACGGAGGTTTTTCAAATTATCGATCGTTTGTGGAGCGAGATGAAGGGGAAGCAGTCGTGAGCTGGTATACCCTATTGGTTGGTGTTGAGATCTGCATTGTGATGGCGTTCTGTGTTTATATATGATACCCTGATTGAGAATTGGACGCTTGTATGATTTTTGGGTCACGTTTATTGTCACCGGTCTCCCGACCTTCACTGATAAGATAAGTCTGAATCTTGATATCGGagtcctcctcctcatcatcttcattcatTTTTAAGGGCACAAGGGATCTTTTCGCAAAAGTAGAATATCTTGAAACCACCGCCGTTGTGCCCGTGGAGGGATCTTCAGGATGGCATTCTTCTAAAAATGCAACCAATATGTCGACACTGTTAATGGTCTTGTGTACTGAAGAGCCATAGAAGACTTTCAGGCGCAACAAAGGGCCTAACACCATCCGTGCCGTATTAATCCAGTTCTGTAGAAACCGTGCAGGGCATATGATCAATGTAAGGTTATTATTTCGTTCTCTAGTCATATATACCAGAGAAAGAGCTAGGAGGGTTTTGCCTAGGCCACACTAATCTCCTGTTATTGCCCCCTTGATACTTGACGTCTCCTGGTTGATTACCCATGCTAGGCCGTTGTCATGAAAAATAGAGCTGGACTCGCGCGTATAAGCTGGGCTACATGCCATAGAGTtaagagaaaaacaaaatgtcCTTACTTGGTGCCTATGTTGAAAGATCACACTATTCAGGAAAGtaaggaaggtgaagaagaggaagacagaagaggaagacagaagcagaagaagataaaggaAGATCTTGAAGTGAATGTATAGAAATGAAAAACAAGATTACTATCCATGTTGGGCCTGATCATGACATTCTAACAAGCGCATAATTGGAATTGGACTGATATAAAGCTCCAACTTCGCATACATCATCAGCTGTAGGACTCGTGAAACTTTTATTCGTCACAATATATTGGAATCTCCAAGTAACAACACGGCTATGCAATCACGTAGAAACAGAACACCATACTGGTTTTTGtgggttttctttcttttttctgaaTATCTTCCCTCACCATCGCTTAGAACCTCGAGTATCTCTGCTTGTTCCGGTACATGGTAAACCCGACGTAGCAGCctgcaacagcaacaaagaACAGAACGGTCTTGAACAGAAACCCGCTCCagcttccctttcttttcttggtcttcttgacGCGGCCGCTGTCGGCGCTTGGTCCACGGCTAGATCGACTGGAAGGTCCAACACTGTAAAGGTTCTGCGATTTCACTGAGACAATGTCATGGTTATCGCTCAGTTCACCGGTCTCGCCAGAGAAGCCCAGGTACGCGACGGACGGGATAGCAATGTTGGTCTCGGGTGCG
This window harbors:
- a CDS encoding mitotic checkpoint regulator, MAD2B-interacting-domain-containing protein, whose amino-acid sequence is MALVSYSDSEGSDSEPETTTKPTTQTTTTKPTTTAAPKPKLVDSSNPRKIRVALDLKPEEKNDNDDGPARKKAKIGGGGAFAGFNSFLPAPKRAAAPAAAEKKGSVGAGRKVFSLKTGATPGFDRGLDEESRNEWAMEQAGSSTPGGRGDDDDGTIPKAGSLRDDGGEGGLQMKKPEEVKLKGNPMMFKPLSVARGTQKKRKVVSSKPVETAAEVSQGVKESVSEQSKPAASASAPVQPPAPKPKVSLFSLGSSEFAASVVPGPQAQSATYEPLVYTADTDAPEAGPEVEREPQVPAVASEPATTQTLDNIADDLNLSRSQRRHLFGRNADASKSRILHFNTDKEYIANQEMAHQTDMAALQHNPVRAIAPGKHTLQQLVNAASSQREALEESFASGRRNKKEAGSRYGW